In a genomic window of Diadema setosum chromosome 3, eeDiaSeto1, whole genome shotgun sequence:
- the LOC140246591 gene encoding histone H2B.1, embryonic-like codes for MAPPSGQVAKKGSKKAAKAPRPNADKKRHTGISSRAMSIMNSFVNDIFERIAAEAARLGQYNKKSTISSREVQTAVRLLLPGELAKHAVSEGTKAVTKYTTSK; via the exons ATGGCTCCTCCATCCGGACAAGTTGCCAAGAAGGGTTCCAAGAAAGCTGCCAAGGCTCCCCGGCCCAATGCCGACAAGAAGAGgc atactggaatttcGAGTCGCGCCATGTCCATCATGAACAGCTTCGTCAACGACATTTTCGAACGCATCGCCGCCGAAGCTGCACGTCTCGGTCAGTACAACAAGAAGTCGACCATCAGCAGCCGTGAAGTGCAGACCGCAGTGCGCCTCCTTCTCCCCGGAGAACTGGCAAAGCACGCCGTCAGCGAGGGCACCAAAGCTGTCACCAAGTACACTACATCCAAGTAG